Within bacterium, the genomic segment CGGGCCGCACGGCGACTACCAGACCTCGCAGAGCACCTCGCCGCCGATGCTGCGCATGCGGCACTGGTGACCGGTCAGGATACCTTCGTTCGTCGACAGGATGGAGATGCCGTACCCGCCGCACACCTTCGGGATGTTGTCCTTGCCCGCGAAGATGCGGCGGCCCGGACGGCTCACCCGACGGATGCCCTCGATGACGCCGATGCGCTTGCCGTCCCTGGAGTAGTACTTCAGGAAGAGCCGCAGCGTACCCTGGGCGTTGTCCTCGAGGACCTCGAACTTGTCAATGTAGCCCTGCTCCTTGAGCACCTGGGCCATGG encodes:
- the rpsH gene encoding 30S ribosomal protein S8 yields the protein MSMTDPIADMLTRIRNATQAGHRRVEIPASNQKRAMAQVLKEQGYIDKFEVLEDNAQGTLRLFLKYYSRDGKRIGVIEGIRRVSRPGRRIFAGKDNIPKVCGGYGISILSTNEGILTGHQCRMRSIGGEVLCEVW